Proteins from one Oryza sativa Japonica Group chromosome 12, ASM3414082v1 genomic window:
- the LOC4352274 gene encoding uncharacterized protein isoform X1, translating into MAARSSLPSFCLHQIRSDSRRGAPPSIRASSTGAANDGGRNDDVDGKEEEEKSEVGRKVMVVADGGSDEARTALQWALSHSVRPCDTVVLLDVVKSGGDGGGKNGDDPSRGCQHLETMRSICQAKRPEVRVELSLVEGKERGPAIVEAARKQGVSLLVMGQKKRSITWRLLVMWMTGGKGGGGRGTAEYCVQNAACMALAVRRKSRRGGGYLITTRRQRDFWLLA; encoded by the exons ATGGCAGCAAGATCGTCGCTGCCATCCTTCTGCCTCCACCAGATCAGGTCAGacagccgccgcggcgcgccgccgtcgatacgcgcctcctccaccggcgcTGCCAATGATGGTGGCCGcaacgacgacgtcgacggcaaggaggaggaggagaagagcgaGGTGGGGAGGAAGGTGATGgtggtggccgacggcggcagcgacgaggCGCGGACGGCGCTGCAGTGGGCGCTCTCGCACTCCGTCCGCCCCTGCGacaccgtcgtcctcctcgacgTCGTcaagagcggcggcgacggcggcggcaagaacg GGGATGATCCAAGCAGAGGGTGCCAACATCTGGAGACAATGAGGAGTATTTGCCAGGCTAAAAGACCAGAG GTACGCGTCGAGCTTTCCTTGGtggaagggaaggagagggggcCGGCGAttgtggaggcggcgaggaagcAAGGCGTGTCGCTCCTCGTCATGGGCCAGAAGAAGAGGTCGATCACATGGCGGCTGCTGGTGATGTGGATGACCGGCGgtaaaggcggcggcggaaggggcaCCGCCGAGTACTGCGTGCAGAACGCGGCGTGCATGGCGCTCGCCGTCCGGCGGAAGAGCCGGCGAGGGGGAGGGTATCTCATCACCACGAGGCGCCAGAGAGATTTCTGGCTCCTGGCTTGA
- the LOC4352274 gene encoding uncharacterized protein isoform X2: MAARSSLPSFCLHQIRSDSRRGAPPSIRASSTGAANDGGRNDDVDGKEEEEKSEVGRKVMVVADGGSDEARTALQWALSHSVRPCDTVVLLDVVKSGGDGGGKNGDDPSRGCQHLETMRSICQAKRPE, encoded by the exons ATGGCAGCAAGATCGTCGCTGCCATCCTTCTGCCTCCACCAGATCAGGTCAGacagccgccgcggcgcgccgccgtcgatacgcgcctcctccaccggcgcTGCCAATGATGGTGGCCGcaacgacgacgtcgacggcaaggaggaggaggagaagagcgaGGTGGGGAGGAAGGTGATGgtggtggccgacggcggcagcgacgaggCGCGGACGGCGCTGCAGTGGGCGCTCTCGCACTCCGTCCGCCCCTGCGacaccgtcgtcctcctcgacgTCGTcaagagcggcggcgacggcggcggcaagaacg GGGATGATCCAAGCAGAGGGTGCCAACATCTGGAGACAATGAGGAGTATTTGCCAGGCTAAAAGACCAGAG TGA